One window of the Salvelinus alpinus chromosome 13, SLU_Salpinus.1, whole genome shotgun sequence genome contains the following:
- the LOC139536910 gene encoding phosphatidylinositol-binding clathrin assembly protein-like isoform X5, with protein MTGSAISKAVCKATTHEVSGPKKKHLDYLIHCTNELNVSVPHLADTLFERTANNSWVVVFKALVTTHHLMMYGNERLIQYLASRNTLFNLNNFLDKGALQGYDMSTFIRRYSRYLNEKAMSYRLVAVDFTKMKRGVDGVMRTMTVEKLIKTLPIIQNQLDALLDFQANSNELTNGVINSAFMLLFKDSIRLFAAYNEGVINMLEKYFDMKKNQCKDALEIYKTFLNRMTKLSEFLKVAEQVGIDQGDIPDLTQAPSSLLEALEQHLASLEGRKIKELSTATRANTLSSAVSSLSSTGISLSRMDEKEDENRLKDEGAKVNDVQTPTVSPSAQSVGSANSSSGATDLFSNSPVVSVTNNVPNLTGDLFNLQPTFNPDIQSTHTVPSNNNAWGGLGLPGDLLKPAQPTHIHSPGIPLQSGGKMMPTDLDSSLANLVGNLQFGGTPAKKPELQWTQLVEKKPTGGTHWQSKTMCTTPNWNHHAPMVPQPMPIPQMNGMIYTGYAPAPVAFPMTTPQVPVYGMMPPHQMGQMGGVPMMAPQHMMYNQPVLRHTNPFAPMPGAQAYFPMQMHFM; from the exons ACAACAGCTGGGTTGTGGTGTTCAAGGCCCTCGTCACCACGCACCACCTCATGATGTACGGCAACGAG CGATTAATCCAGTATCTGGCGTCCAGAAACACACTTTTTAACCTGAACAACTTCTTGGATAAGGGAGCATTACAAG GTTATGACATGTCAACGTTCATCAGACGCTACAGCAGGTACCTGAATGAGAAGGCCATGTCCTACAGACTGGTGGCTGTGGACTTCACCAAGATGAAGAGAGG GGTCGACGGTGTGATGCGCACCATGACTGTTGAGAAGCTGATCAAGACTCTGCCTATCATTCAGAATCAGCTGGATGCACTGCTGGACTTTCAG GCTAACTCTAACGAACTGACCAATGGCGTCATCAACAGCGCCTTCATGCTGCTCTTCAAAGACTCCATCCGCCTCTTTGCCGCGTACAACGAAGGAGTCATCAACATGCTGG AGAAATATTTTGATATGAAGAAGAACCAATGCAAAGACGCCCTGGAGATTTATAAGACGTTTCTGAACAGAATGACCAAGCTGTCAGAGTTTCTCAAAGTTGCAGAG CAAGTTGGAATTGATCAGGGTGACATCCCAGATCTCACACAG gcCCCTAGCAGCCTCCTGGAAGCCTTGGAGCAGCATTTGGCCTCTCTGGAGGGGAGGAAAATCAAGGAGCTCTCCACAGCCACCAG AGCTAACACCTTGTCTAGTGCTGTGTCGTCACTGTCCAGCACTGGAATCTCCCTCAGCCGCATGGACGAGAAGGAGGACGAGAACAGGCTCAAG GACGAGGGAGCCAAGGTGAATGACGTGCAGACGCCGACCGTCTCTCCCAGCGCCCAGTCAGTGGGCAGTGCCAACAGCAGCAGCGGGGCCACAGACCTCTTCTCCAACTCGCCTGTTGTATCCGTTACAAATAA CGTGCCAAATCTCACCGGTGACTTGTTCAACCTCCAGCCCACCTTCAACCCGGACATCCAGAGCACACACACTGTGCCGTCTAACAACAACGCCTGGGGAG GTTTGGGGCTCCCAGGGGACCTGTTGAAGCCAGCTCAGCCCACACACATCCACAGCCCTGGGATACCACTGCAGTCTGGGGGGAAAATGATGCCCACTGACCTGGACTCCTCCTTAGCCAACCTTGTTGGCA ACTTGCAGTTCGGAGGAACACCAGCCAAAAA GCCAGAGCTTCAGTGGACCCAGCTGGTAGAGAAGAAGCCCACGGGAGGGACTCACTGGCAGTCCAAAACCATGTGCACCACCCCCAACTGGAACCATCATGCCCCCATGGTTCCTCAGCCTATGCCCATACCACAAATG AATGGAATGATCTATACTGGCTAT GCTCCGGCTCCAGTGGCTTTTCCTATGACGACACCTCAAGTGCCTGTTTATGGAATG ATGCCTCCTCATCAGATGGGGCAGATGGGTGGAGTCCCTATGATGGCACCACAGCATATGATGTACAACCAACCTGTCCTTCGGCACACCAATCCATTCGCTCCCATGCCAGGAGCCCAG GCGTATTTTCCTATGCAGATGCACTTCATGTAG